From the Caldalkalibacillus uzonensis genome, one window contains:
- a CDS encoding TRAP transporter large permease produces MLALILFLSFIILIFLGVPIAFSLGISSILYLMLADIPLSIVPQKMFAGINSFVLLCIPGFILAGNLMNASGITERIIAFTNNLFGHIRGGLGLANVGSSMGFAGISGTALADTASIGSVLIPAMKKQGYDADFSAALTSSSSTVGPIIPPSLPMIIVGTLASVSIGDLFLAGAIPGLLLGVSLMLMTYFISIKRNYPKGSKQPWSVIGKSFVDAFWAIMMVFIILYGILGGYFTPTEASIVAVIYAFVVGMFIYKELKIRDLPSILLRSMRSTASIMILVGLANLFGWILVSEHIPQLVANAILGISENKIIVILLINLLLLFVGAFMETIAALVILFPVLLPVATSVGMDPIHFGVMMVLNLIIGLSTPPVGVCLYVASSIGKVSIWQTTRALIPFLLVSLVVLLLVAFIPELTLFLPGLFD; encoded by the coding sequence ATGCTTGCGCTAATATTGTTTCTATCATTTATTATATTGATCTTTCTTGGTGTTCCGATCGCCTTTAGTTTAGGGATTTCTTCAATATTATATCTCATGTTAGCAGATATTCCTTTGTCAATTGTTCCTCAAAAAATGTTTGCGGGAATAAATTCTTTTGTCCTTCTATGTATTCCTGGATTTATTTTAGCAGGCAATTTAATGAACGCCAGCGGTATTACTGAACGAATTATTGCTTTTACCAATAACCTTTTTGGCCATATTCGCGGAGGCCTGGGTTTGGCAAATGTCGGATCGTCAATGGGATTTGCAGGTATTTCTGGAACAGCCTTAGCGGATACAGCTAGTATTGGTTCTGTCTTAATCCCAGCAATGAAAAAGCAAGGGTATGATGCAGATTTTTCTGCAGCACTTACATCTTCGTCATCAACTGTAGGCCCTATTATTCCACCGTCATTGCCAATGATCATTGTAGGAACATTGGCCAGTGTCTCAATTGGAGACTTATTTCTTGCAGGTGCAATCCCAGGTCTTCTTTTAGGGGTTAGTTTAATGTTAATGACCTACTTTATATCCATTAAGCGGAATTACCCAAAAGGATCAAAACAACCATGGTCTGTAATTGGAAAATCGTTTGTTGATGCATTTTGGGCCATTATGATGGTATTTATTATTCTTTATGGTATTTTAGGCGGATATTTTACCCCAACCGAGGCATCCATAGTCGCTGTTATTTATGCCTTTGTTGTAGGTATGTTTATATACAAAGAACTCAAAATTAGAGATCTTCCTTCAATCTTACTAAGGTCAATGAGAAGTACCGCTTCAATCATGATTCTAGTTGGCTTAGCTAACTTATTTGGATGGATTTTGGTTAGTGAACATATTCCACAGTTAGTTGCTAACGCGATATTAGGCATTTCAGAAAATAAAATTATCGTTATCTTACTTATTAATTTACTGCTGTTATTTGTTGGAGCGTTTATGGAAACAATAGCGGCTCTTGTCATCTTATTCCCTGTCTTATTACCAGTGGCTACAAGTGTAGGTATGGACCCCATTCATTTTGGTGTGATGATGGTATTGAATTTAATTATTGGCCTGTCTACACCGCCAGTTGGGGTTTGTTTATACGTAGCCTCAAGTATTGGTAAAGTTTCCATATGGCAAACAACGCGCGCGCTTATTCCATTTTTGTTGGTCAGTCTTGTCGTGCTGCTGCTTGTTGCTTTTATACCTGAATTAACACTATTCTTACCTGGTTTGTTTGATTAA
- a CDS encoding TRAP transporter small permease has translation MKALKIVDRTLETLTIITFVGIIISVMIQILSRYLPYSAVWTEELTRFLFIYSVSFAAPLALKKKEYINLDIIINLLPYKVRNFYYGFIYLLIVILCSVIAFQGYTFAKIGLGQSSATMAIDMSIIHSSIGISMVFVALYAFFHMLDHFKGTQSKNGKGV, from the coding sequence ATGAAAGCACTGAAAATAGTGGATCGAACTTTAGAGACATTGACGATAATAACATTTGTTGGAATTATTATCTCGGTTATGATTCAAATTCTTTCCCGTTATTTACCGTATTCAGCTGTTTGGACAGAAGAACTGACCCGGTTTTTGTTCATTTATTCGGTATCCTTTGCAGCCCCACTGGCCTTAAAGAAAAAGGAATACATTAATCTTGACATTATTATTAACTTATTACCTTATAAGGTAAGAAATTTTTATTATGGATTTATCTATCTTTTGATTGTGATTTTATGTTCTGTTATAGCTTTTCAAGGGTACACATTTGCCAAGATAGGATTGGGTCAAAGCTCTGCAACGATGGCGATTGATATGTCTATCATTCATTCAAGTATTGGTATATCCATGGTTTTTGTTGCCCTTTATGCCTTTTTTCACATGTTAGATCATTTTAAAGGGACCCAAAGCAAGAATGGAAAGGGGGTTTAG